A region from the Lolium perenne isolate Kyuss_39 chromosome 4, Kyuss_2.0, whole genome shotgun sequence genome encodes:
- the LOC139830783 gene encoding uncharacterized protein, with protein sequence MSTSQSGDESDNDDGIESALMESRRRRRLRNAQVMYQVLEHSEKHLTKKKRVEPRCTGQQWVFDNLGSSKDCYDMFRMHRPCFDSLHDTLVEKYGLKGSNRMCSEEALGMFLWTLGSPQSVTQVQNRFKRSRETINRKFAEVLYCVNQLAGDIIKPIDPQFPIVHERLRDSRFTPHFNGAIGAIDGTHIPVIVPAVHIVNHVGRLGYPTQNVMAVCDFDLRFTSIVAGWPGSVHDTRIFKDTLLKFEANFPHPPPGRYYLVDSGYPNQDGYLSPYTGTKYHLPEFRLAGPPSGKQEIFNHAHSSLRNAIERAFGVLKQKWRILHGISSYPIEKQTEIIIACLALHNFIRDSQLFDLHFYRCDIDENYMPPGHVSSTSGGNVGDNLGGDHVTMNNTRDNIANALFAASGGV encoded by the exons ATGAGCACAAGTCAGAGTGGTGATGAAAGTGACAACGATGATGGCATCGAGTCCGCACTTATGGAATCAAGAAGGCGTCGGCGGCTACGGAATGCACAAGTGATGTACCAAGTTCTTGAACATTCCGAGAAGCATCTTACGAAGAAAAAGAGGGTAGAACCAAGATGCACCGGACAACAATGGGTATTTGATAACTTGGGCAGCTCGAAGGATTGTTATGACATGTTTAGGATGCATAGGCCATGTTTTGATTCTTTGCATGACACTTTGGTTGAAAAATATGGTCTCAAGGGGTCAAACCGCATGTGTTCCGAGGAGGCACTTGGAATGTTTCTGTGGACTCTTGGTAGTCCACAATCCGTGACTCAAGTTCAAAATCGATTCAAGAGATCCAGGGAGACAATCAATAGGAAGTTTGCGGAGGTTCTATATTGTGTGAATCAGTTAGCGGGAGATATCATCAAGCCTATTGATCCACAGTTCCCAATAGTGCATGAGAGGCTACGGGATTCTAGATTCACACCTCATTTCAATGGTGCAATTGGTGCAATTGATGGGACACACATACCAGTTATTGTGCCAGCGGTTCATATAGTCAACCATGTTGGTCGCCTTGGATATCCAACACAAAATGTTATGGCTGTTTGTGATTTTGACTTGAGGTTTACCTCCATTGTTGCCGGATGGCCAGGTTCCGTACACGACACAAGGATATTCAAAGATACTTTGCTTAAGTTCGAAGCAAattttcctcatcctcctccag GAAGATACTATCTAGTTGATTCGGGTTATCCCAATCAAGATGGTTATCTTTCACCATATACAGGAACCAAGTACCATCTACCCGAGTTTCGACTAGCTGGACCGCCATCTGGGAAGCAAGAAATATTCAACCATGCTCATTCATCTCTTCGAAATGCTATTGAGAGAGCATTTGGGGTATTGAAGCAGAAATGGCGTATCTTACATGGTATATCAAGTTATCCAATAGAGAAGCAGACAGAGATTATCATTGCATGTCTAGCACTCCATAACTTCATTCGTGATAGTCAATTGTTTGATCTACACTTCTATAGATGCGATATTGATGAGAACTACATGCCTCCGGGGCATGTTAGTTCCACATCCGGAGGCAATGTAGGCGACAATTTAGGAGGGGATCATGTTACCATGAACAACACTCGTGACAACATAGCTAATGCTTTGTTCGCAGCAAGTGGAGGTGTCTAG